A region of the Dyadobacter sp. CECT 9275 genome:
TGCTCAATTCGTTCTCCAGCGGCAACAGCGCTTCAAATTCTACCTGATCGTCCGGAGCGAGATTCATGCGCTGAAAAAGGGCCAGTCTGGCGGTGCGGTAGCTGTTCAGAGCCGTTACCTCATCAAACTTGTCATTGGCAAGCTGGGCTTTGATCTCAAACAAAACATTATTGCCCACAACCCCAGCGCTCACCTGTTTCTGAACCCTGTCCACCTGTTGAACGGACGACTCAACCTGCTGCCTGGCTGATTCCAGAAGCGCTTTGGTTGCCAGTACATTCACATACCCCTGCATGAGCAATACGGTCTGCGCATTCAGCACGGCGGTCCGGTTTTCCAATGCCGACTCCTTGAGCAAAACATTCTGCCGAATCTGATTCTGTAATTTCCCGCCCTGATATACAGGTAGGTTAAAACCCGTATTCACACTGCTGTAATTGTAGACCTGATCTATATACGCATTGGTATACTGATCAATACTTCTTCCGAGGTTGATACTGTTGTTGGAGCTGATATTGATCTGAGGTAACATCTGGGACCTCACTTGCCTCAGATTAGCCTCCGCCGACTCCGCTTGTAAACTCCCCTGCTTGTATAAGAGGTTATTCTTCGATAAAAGCTCTACACATTCCCGCAGACTGATTGTTTTTTGTGCCACTACCGAAGCAGGAAGCAGAAAAAAGAATAATAATATTTGTTTCATGACCAATAGATTAAAAAAAGACAGGTGCAGTACTCAGGCCATCCAGCCATCTTTAAGCCTTACTACCCTATGCCCGAACGCGGCGTTCGATTCTGAATGTGTTACCTGAACAATTGTTACTTTATCCTCCTGATTGAGTTTCTGAAAAAGTTCCATAATTTCAACAGCCTGTTCCGAATGCAGATTTCCCGTGGGTTCATCAGCAAATATTACTTTGGGGTTATGTACAATTGCCCTGGCCACTCCCACAAGCTGCTGCTGCCCGCCGGAAAGCTGATGCGGAAAAAGGTCTTTTTTCGCAACCATGTTAAAACGGTCGAGGAGCTCGGCTACTCTGCTTTTACGTTCCGAAGACGAGGTACCTTTATATAACAGCGGCGTTTCAATGTTCTCGTATACTGTCAGCTCATCAATGAGGTGATATGCCTGAAATACAAATCCGATATGATGGCGGTGTAATTCTGTCCGTTTTTTCTCGGATAACTTCTGAACCGGCTCATCCAGAAACAGGTACTCTCCTTCTGAGGGTTCTTCAAGCAACCCGAGAATATGCAAAAGTGTAGACTTCCCGGACCCCGAAGGCCCCATGATGGATACAAATTCACCCTCTTTGATATTAAGGTCAATGTGGCGTAATACGTAGGTTTTCCCAAAACCCGCCGGATAATACTTTGAAATTTTGTCTAGTTTGATCATACAATTTGGTATTGAGTTACAGAACACAAGGATAATCACTATTGATCTGGTTTCTGTATCTTCTTCGGATGTTTGTTTTAAAAAGCCTTGCCACAATCACATTTTATTGATATTCAAATAGTTAATATTTAAATATTCAGCGATGACCGTCCGAATTCGCACAAAAGTGTACGGTTCCGAACGTAGGACAGGCCGTTGCATCCGGATGGCCGGGCACAGATACCTCTTTTAAACGTGGAAAAATGCAGATCTGGTTTGCGTAAATTCAGCACATCATCCTAAATCACGGATATACCTATAAAAAACCAGACATTTATAATAAATAGCAGTATTTATGCCCGCATCCGAACATAATCTGAATGTTAAGATGTTACCTTAGTAAATAAAAGGAAACAACAGCATTTGAAAACCGTATCACAACAGGACCCTTACGCGGCACTCCGTTACTCCGACTTCCGTTTTTTTATCTCCAATACCTTTTTGTTTTCAGCCACCATCCTCATCCAGGAGGTGATCGTTGCCTATGAGTTGTATAAAATGACACACGATCCCCTGGCCTTGGGGCTCATCGGTCTGGCAGAGGTAGTACCTTTTATCATCACGTCATTATTCGGAGGGTATGTGGCCGACCAGAAAAACAAAATTACGATTATGCACATCAGCCTGGTGGTCATTATCTTAGGCTCTGTGATTTTGTATACCGTTTTCCAGCCGGGTATTTATAACGCAATGACACGTGGCGAGCACCTGGCAGCCATTTATGCAGTCTTTGCACTCATCGGTTTTGCCAAAGGTTTCTACTCTCCCGCTTCCAGTTCGCTCAAACCTTTTCTGGTACCTCGTACCATTTACCACAATTCCTCCACCTGGAGCAGCTCATTCTGGCAGGCAGGTTCTATTACCGGTCCGGCCATTGCAGGTTTTCTGTATGCGTACATCGGGCTGACACACACATTATTGCTGGTAATAACCAGTTTCATAGTATGCTGGATATTATTAGGAATGATTAAAACCCGGCCCGAATTCCCAAAAATTACCACGCCCATCCTGGAAAGCCTCAAAGAAGGTTTCCGTTTTGTGTTCAGGACCCGGATTGTGCTTTACGCGATATCTCTTGATTTATTCTCGGTACTCTTTGGCGGAGTGGTGGCTATTCTTCCCGTTTTTGCAGAAGATATTTTAAAGGTGGGCCCCGAGGGCCTGGGTGTTTTACGAGCGGCTCCCTCGGTAGGGTCTTTACTGACCATGTTCCTGATGGCCTACTTCCCTCCTACTCACAACGCCTGGCGCAACATGCTGCTTGCGGTGGCTGGCTTTGGGCTTTTTACAGTCATTTTTGCGATATCTACCAATTTTCTTTTATCCTGTGCCGCACTTTTCGCTACCGGCGCATTTGACAGTGTCAGTGTAATTGTCCGCCAGACCATACTCCAGATATACCCTCCGGATGAGATGCGCGGGCGCGTTGCGGCCGTAAATGGCATGTTTGTAAGCTCATCCAATGAGCTCGGTGCGTTTGAGTCCGGTGTAATGGCCAAAGCATTTGGTACAGTACCTTCCGTAATGGTGGGTGGTGTAGTGACAATGGCTGTGGTAACCTGGATCTATTTAAGGTCTAAAGACTTGTTTTCGGTCAGGTTGAGCTGACGTGACACACCATTTGCCAATAATGTAAGAAAAACTAAATATTTGGTTATTTTTGTTATTATCCATCAAGAGACCATCAGGTAAATGATTTCAACGAAAAAAGAATCATCCCCTCATAACAGGCTGAACGACGTTCAGATAAGCTTATTACGTCTTTTTGATCAAAATATAAGCGAACAGGAAACCTTGGAAGTACGGAAATTACTGATGGATTATTTTGACCGTGCATTGCAGGAAGAACTCAAGGAAGTCTCAAAACAAAAAAAATATTCTGAACAGGATTATTATAAAATGCTGTCCGACGATAAGTTTGTCATTGAGTGATGCGGGTGGTCATTGATACAAATTGCCTGAGAGCCTCCATACCGCCCAAGAGTCCTTTCTATCAGCTTTATCTTGATTTTAGATCCGGAAAATTTGACTGGTATGTAAGCACTGAAATATTACTGGAATACGACGAAATACTGTCCCACACCTACTCTTACAGAACTTCACAGTTTATCCTTCATCAACTTGCCGTTGCACCAAATGTAGTATTTGCCGAACCGGCTTATAAATGGAATTTGATCATCGGCGATCCGGACGACAATAAATTTTCGGATTTGGCGATCAGTTGCAATGCGGATTATTTAGTCAGCAACGATACTGATTTTGATATATTTCAAACAATAGACTTCCCTAGGCTAACTGTTGTCACCCTCCCGAACTTTTCTTAAAATTTCACATGCAGGTGAATAATCTTACAAAATGTTGCAGAATTTAATCATTCCTTGCAGATTTGGTTTCTGGTACCATCAGCGGACGGAATGATCTCAGCCACTAAAAGAAGAATTCACAGCAATCAATATCGTTTGACATGCCTCACATTGGCACTGCTTTTGTCAGGTAATACATCCATTAAGGCTCAGCAAAAAAATAGCCGTGTTCCCGAAATTGAGCGGGCTTTAATCGCAAGAGGGTTAGTAAATATTCAAGAAAGAGATCCTACAATTCTGGTTGAGCTGAAATATTCAACTACGGATAATTTTGTAAAAAAGGATGTGTATGGTGATTTATCCAACGCATACCTCCAGCCCGAAATGGCAAGTCGCCTGGCCAATGCCAGCGCCCGCCTCAGAAAAAGCCATCCGGGTTACAGGCTTCTGGTGTATG
Encoded here:
- a CDS encoding MFS transporter, whose translation is MKTVSQQDPYAALRYSDFRFFISNTFLFSATILIQEVIVAYELYKMTHDPLALGLIGLAEVVPFIITSLFGGYVADQKNKITIMHISLVVIILGSVILYTVFQPGIYNAMTRGEHLAAIYAVFALIGFAKGFYSPASSSLKPFLVPRTIYHNSSTWSSSFWQAGSITGPAIAGFLYAYIGLTHTLLLVITSFIVCWILLGMIKTRPEFPKITTPILESLKEGFRFVFRTRIVLYAISLDLFSVLFGGVVAILPVFAEDILKVGPEGLGVLRAAPSVGSLLTMFLMAYFPPTHNAWRNMLLAVAGFGLFTVIFAISTNFLLSCAALFATGAFDSVSVIVRQTILQIYPPDEMRGRVAAVNGMFVSSSNELGAFESGVMAKAFGTVPSVMVGGVVTMAVVTWIYLRSKDLFSVRLS
- a CDS encoding putative toxin-antitoxin system toxin component, PIN family translates to MRVVIDTNCLRASIPPKSPFYQLYLDFRSGKFDWYVSTEILLEYDEILSHTYSYRTSQFILHQLAVAPNVVFAEPAYKWNLIIGDPDDNKFSDLAISCNADYLVSNDTDFDIFQTIDFPRLTVVTLPNFS
- a CDS encoding TolC family protein; amino-acid sequence: MKQILLFFFLLPASVVAQKTISLRECVELLSKNNLLYKQGSLQAESAEANLRQVRSQMLPQINISSNNSINLGRSIDQYTNAYIDQVYNYSSVNTGFNLPVYQGGKLQNQIRQNVLLKESALENRTAVLNAQTVLLMQGYVNVLATKALLESARQQVESSVQQVDRVQKQVSAGVVGNNVLFEIKAQLANDKFDEVTALNSYRTARLALFQRMNLAPDDQVEFEALLPLENELSTMAAGELYDNAQKTFPELKSAELYRQSFAYQVKSIKALNYPSLSLGAGIGAFYASTNNSLDYFNQLNATRNGSMNLSLTIPIMGRWITRPRVEAAKVQERLAQNQLDVSRQVLRQSIEQAVLDLNATRDQYASARGQEESLSASFTFVESKLNAGTANIFEYALAKANLAKAQANAIKSKYAFLMQQRLLQYYQNGSWIGVF
- a CDS encoding ABC transporter ATP-binding protein, producing MIKLDKISKYYPAGFGKTYVLRHIDLNIKEGEFVSIMGPSGSGKSTLLHILGLLEEPSEGEYLFLDEPVQKLSEKKRTELHRHHIGFVFQAYHLIDELTVYENIETPLLYKGTSSSERKSRVAELLDRFNMVAKKDLFPHQLSGGQQQLVGVARAIVHNPKVIFADEPTGNLHSEQAVEIMELFQKLNQEDKVTIVQVTHSESNAAFGHRVVRLKDGWMA